One genomic window of Haloferax mediterranei ATCC 33500 includes the following:
- a CDS encoding potassium channel family protein: MYIIVVGAGNIGTPLIEIATEGGNEVVVVERDEAKAEAAAATFDCLVLNDDATVKQTLEEAGADRADAIITTTDKDATNIMVCLLAKELEIPDIVSVVHNPEHMSLYRQIGVNTMENPQRLIAEYLYRAVKRPSIVDYMRIGDRAEVFEIRVDEEAPIVGRTIQETAQDGLLDDDTLIVAIEREPNDDPVTPRGNTTVGAGDLLTVYSAKGATPEVTDVFGHYEDH, from the coding sequence ATGTATATCATCGTCGTCGGCGCCGGCAACATCGGGACGCCGCTCATCGAAATCGCCACGGAGGGCGGTAACGAGGTGGTCGTCGTCGAGCGCGACGAGGCAAAAGCCGAGGCCGCAGCGGCAACGTTCGACTGCCTCGTGCTCAACGACGACGCCACGGTCAAACAGACGCTCGAAGAGGCCGGCGCGGACCGCGCCGACGCCATCATCACGACGACCGACAAGGACGCGACCAACATCATGGTCTGTCTCTTGGCGAAGGAACTCGAAATTCCGGACATCGTCTCTGTCGTCCACAACCCCGAGCACATGAGCCTCTACCGGCAAATCGGCGTCAACACGATGGAAAACCCCCAGCGACTCATCGCGGAGTACCTCTACCGGGCGGTCAAACGCCCCTCTATCGTCGACTACATGCGCATCGGCGACCGCGCCGAGGTGTTCGAAATTCGCGTCGACGAAGAGGCACCAATCGTGGGGCGGACTATTCAGGAAACCGCACAGGATGGCCTCCTCGACGACGATACACTCATCGTCGCCATCGAGCGCGAGCCTAACGACGACCCCGTCACGCCGCGCGGCAACACGACCGTCGGCGCGGGCGACCTCTTGACCGTCTACTCCGCGAAAGGTGCGACACCTGAAGTGACAGACGTGTTCGGCCATTACGAGGACCACTGA
- a CDS encoding TrkH family potassium uptake protein has protein sequence MPRRGRMVAGWPADLAVIGRDVGSLLAMESLLMAVSVLVAIGFGEWYAALAFFIAAGATAGVGLGARKAFDEAPAPRMKHGMIIAAAGWFATAAFGSLPFFLTAHFAPDSVFTALVPAGVEYTQSSLVYFRNPLHALFESMSGWTGSGLTMGIHEPSLPRTIQWWRSLIQWVGGVGVIVLTVSILSRPGSGSYALYRGEAREEKIHPSVVSTVRTVWKIFVGYTVLSVVVLFVAIRASNYGSALPLWEAGWQALNHAMTGLSTGGFAVTDNSIGTYNSPLIETVLLPIMALGAIAFPIHYTILRNREVDKLWTDLQTRWLLAIFAVGVAGLTIQNLVSLPTTAGSAFVETADYFGLSGIIGGPETDAIRDSAFHWVSALSCTGFQAAPLGQWSDGGKLLLSGAMTLGGAAGSTVGGIKIIRGYTISRGIQWQFSRVFLPESTVVNIEMNGRRLSRSEMDREFSEAAIVSMLWVLLLVASSVLLVNLAGPEFTYADALFEVASAQGNVGISTGITGPSMNPYAEAMFLFNMWIGRLEIIPVLVFFRSVLYGLNP, from the coding sequence ATGCCGCGCCGCGGACGGATGGTTGCGGGGTGGCCCGCCGACCTTGCGGTCATCGGTCGCGACGTCGGGTCGCTCCTCGCCATGGAATCACTGTTGATGGCCGTCTCAGTCCTCGTTGCGATTGGATTCGGCGAGTGGTACGCCGCACTCGCATTCTTCATCGCCGCGGGCGCGACTGCTGGTGTCGGCTTGGGTGCGCGGAAGGCGTTCGACGAAGCGCCCGCACCGCGCATGAAACACGGGATGATAATCGCCGCTGCGGGATGGTTTGCAACAGCCGCCTTCGGGTCGCTGCCGTTTTTCCTCACGGCGCATTTCGCTCCTGATTCGGTGTTCACGGCGCTCGTCCCCGCTGGTGTCGAGTACACCCAGTCGAGTCTCGTCTACTTCCGCAACCCGCTGCACGCCCTCTTCGAGAGCATGAGCGGCTGGACCGGAAGCGGCCTCACGATGGGGATTCACGAACCGTCGCTTCCGCGGACGATTCAGTGGTGGCGCTCTCTCATCCAATGGGTCGGCGGCGTGGGCGTCATCGTCCTCACCGTCTCGATTCTCTCGCGGCCAGGAAGCGGTAGTTACGCGCTCTACCGCGGTGAGGCCCGTGAGGAGAAGATTCATCCGAGCGTCGTCTCGACGGTTCGGACAGTCTGGAAGATTTTCGTCGGCTACACGGTGCTTTCGGTAGTCGTGCTCTTCGTCGCCATCCGCGCGAGCAATTACGGCTCGGCCCTTCCCCTCTGGGAGGCTGGCTGGCAGGCGCTCAATCACGCGATGACTGGTCTCTCGACCGGCGGGTTCGCCGTCACCGACAACTCAATCGGGACGTACAACTCGCCGCTCATCGAGACGGTACTGCTGCCCATCATGGCGCTCGGCGCAATCGCCTTCCCCATCCACTACACTATCCTCCGGAACCGCGAGGTCGACAAGTTGTGGACGGACCTCCAGACCCGGTGGTTGCTCGCCATATTTGCCGTCGGCGTGGCAGGACTCACAATCCAGAATCTCGTCTCTCTCCCGACGACTGCGGGGTCTGCATTCGTCGAAACAGCGGACTACTTCGGTCTCTCGGGCATTATCGGCGGCCCGGAGACCGATGCCATCCGCGACTCGGCGTTCCACTGGGTGAGTGCGCTCTCGTGTACTGGCTTTCAGGCCGCGCCGCTCGGCCAGTGGTCCGACGGCGGAAAACTGCTGCTCTCCGGCGCGATGACCCTCGGCGGCGCTGCCGGGTCGACCGTCGGCGGCATCAAAATCATCCGCGGGTACACGATTTCCCGTGGCATCCAGTGGCAGTTCTCCCGCGTCTTCCTGCCCGAAAGCACCGTCGTGAACATCGAAATGAACGGTCGCCGTCTCTCCCGGAGCGAGATGGACCGCGAGTTCTCCGAGGCAGCCATCGTCTCGATGCTCTGGGTGCTCTTGCTCGTCGCGTCGAGCGTCCTCCTCGTGAACCTCGCCGGACCGGAGTTCACCTATGCGGACGCACTGTTCGAAGTCGCGAGCGCGCAGGGGAACGTCGGCATCTCGACGGGCATCACCGGACCGTCGATGAACCCCTACGCGGAGGCGATGTTTCTCTTCAACATGTGGATTGGACGGCTCGAAATTATCCCCGTGTTAGTGTTCTTCCGGTCGGTTCTCTACGGGCTGAATCCGTAG